Proteins co-encoded in one Streptomyces sp. JH34 genomic window:
- the rplK gene encoding 50S ribosomal protein L11: MPPKKKKVTGLIKLQINAGAANPAPPVGPALGQHGVNIMEFCKAYNAATESQRGMVVPVEITVYEDRSFTFITKTPPAAKLILKAAGVDKGSGEPHKTKVAKLTADQVREIATTKLPDLNANDLDAASKIIAGTARSMGITVEG, translated from the coding sequence ATGCCTCCCAAGAAGAAGAAGGTCACGGGGCTTATCAAGCTCCAGATCAACGCCGGTGCGGCCAACCCGGCGCCGCCGGTCGGTCCCGCACTGGGCCAGCACGGCGTCAACATCATGGAGTTCTGCAAGGCCTACAACGCCGCGACCGAGTCGCAGCGTGGCATGGTCGTGCCGGTGGAGATCACGGTCTACGAGGACCGCTCCTTCACCTTCATCACCAAGACTCCGCCGGCCGCCAAGCTGATCCTCAAGGCCGCGGGTGTGGACAAGGGCTCCGGCGAGCCGCACAAGACCAAGGTCGCCAAGCTCACGGCCGACCAGGTCCGCGAGATCGCCACGACCAAGCTCCCCGACCTGAACGCCAACGACCTCGACGCCGCGTCGAAGATCATCGCTGGCACCGCCCGTTCCATGGGCATCACGGTCGAAG
- the nusG gene encoding transcription termination/antitermination protein NusG has translation MSDPNLNDDAEPTASAVESAEDELDIVEAADAVAPDQVDAADAAAGEPAEQDAVRAESEEDDEAVEPAEDDESAEEESDEEAEPAAPVDAVAALREELRGLPGEWYVIHTYAGYEKRVKANLEQRAVSLNVEDFIYQAEVPEEEIVQIKNGERKNVRQNKLPGYVLVRMDLTNESWGVVRNTPGVTGFVGNAYDPYPLTLDEIVKMLAPEAEEKAAREAAEAEGKPAPARKVEVQVLDFEVGDSVTVTDGPFATLQATINEINADSKKVKGLVEIFGRETPVELSFDQIQKN, from the coding sequence GTGTCTGACCCGAACCTGAACGACGACGCCGAGCCCACGGCGAGCGCCGTCGAGTCCGCCGAGGACGAGCTCGACATCGTCGAGGCGGCGGATGCCGTGGCCCCGGACCAGGTCGACGCTGCTGACGCCGCCGCGGGCGAGCCCGCCGAGCAGGACGCCGTGCGTGCCGAGTCCGAAGAGGACGACGAGGCCGTCGAGCCCGCCGAGGACGACGAGTCCGCCGAGGAGGAGTCCGACGAGGAGGCCGAGCCGGCCGCCCCCGTCGACGCCGTCGCCGCCCTGCGCGAAGAGCTGCGCGGACTTCCCGGTGAGTGGTACGTCATCCACACGTACGCCGGTTACGAGAAGCGCGTGAAGGCCAACCTGGAGCAGCGCGCCGTCTCGCTCAACGTCGAGGACTTCATCTACCAGGCCGAGGTGCCCGAGGAAGAGATCGTCCAGATCAAGAACGGTGAGCGGAAGAACGTCCGTCAGAACAAGCTCCCGGGATACGTCCTGGTGCGCATGGACCTGACGAACGAGTCCTGGGGTGTTGTCCGCAACACGCCCGGCGTCACCGGCTTCGTGGGCAACGCCTACGACCCGTACCCGCTGACCCTGGACGAGATCGTCAAGATGCTCGCCCCCGAGGCCGAGGAGAAGGCGGCCCGCGAGGCGGCCGAGGCCGAGGGCAAGCCGGCTCCGGCCCGCAAGGTCGAGGTCCAGGTCCTGGACTTCGAGGTGGGCGACTCGGTCACCGTCACCGACGGCCCGTTCGCGACCCTGCAGGCGACGATCAACGAGATCAACGCCGACTCGAAGAAGGTCAAGGGCCTCGTCGAGATCTTCGGTCGCGAGACCCCGGTCGAGCTCAGCTTCGACCAGATCCAGAAGAACTGA
- the secE gene encoding preprotein translocase subunit SecE: MTDAVGSIDMPDAEDEAPESKKKTRKGGKRGKKGPLGRLALFYRQIIAELRKVVWPTRSQLSTYTAVVIAFVVVMIGLVTVIDFGFARVIKYVFG; this comes from the coding sequence GTGACGGACGCCGTGGGCTCCATCGACATGCCTGATGCCGAGGACGAAGCTCCCGAGTCGAAGAAGAAGACCCGGAAGGGCGGCAAGCGCGGAAAGAAGGGCCCTCTGGGCCGTCTCGCGCTGTTCTACCGCCAGATCATCGCCGAGCTCCGCAAGGTTGTCTGGCCGACGCGTAGCCAGCTGTCGACCTACACGGCCGTCGTGATCGCGTTCGTGGTCGTGATGATCGGTCTCGTCACCGTGATTGACTTCGGATTCGCGCGGGTCATCAAGTACGTCTTCGGCTGA
- a CDS encoding pyridoxal phosphate-dependent aminotransferase, with the protein MSAATSPSERRVSARIGAISESATLAVDAKAKALKAAGRPVIGFGAGEPDFPTPDYIVDAAVEACRNPKYHRYTPAGGLPELKAAIAEKTLRDSGYEVDASQILVTNGGKQAIYEAFAAILDPGDEVIVPAPYWTTYPESIRLAGGVPVEVVADETTGYRVSVEQLEAARTERTKVVLFVSPSNPTGAVYNEADTEAIGRWAVEHGLWVMTDEIYEHLVYGGAAAASLPAVVPELRDKCIVVNGVAKTYAMTGWRVGWIIGPKDVVKAATNLQSHATSNVSNVAQVAALAAVSGPLDAVAEMRTAFDRRRRTIVRMLNEIDGVLCPEPEGAFYAYPSVKGLLGKEIRGKRPADSVELAALILDEAEVAVVPGEAFGTPGYLRLSYALGDDDLVEGVSRLQKLLGEARD; encoded by the coding sequence ATGAGCGCTGCAACTTCTCCGTCCGAGCGCCGGGTCTCGGCCCGCATCGGTGCGATCTCCGAGTCCGCCACCCTCGCCGTCGACGCCAAGGCGAAGGCCCTCAAGGCCGCCGGGCGTCCGGTGATCGGCTTCGGCGCCGGTGAGCCCGACTTCCCGACACCCGACTACATCGTGGACGCCGCGGTCGAGGCCTGCCGCAACCCGAAGTACCACCGCTACACCCCCGCCGGCGGGCTTCCCGAGCTCAAGGCCGCCATCGCGGAGAAGACGCTGCGCGACTCCGGCTACGAGGTCGACGCGTCCCAGATCCTGGTGACCAACGGCGGCAAGCAGGCCATCTACGAGGCCTTCGCCGCGATCCTCGACCCGGGCGACGAGGTCATCGTCCCCGCGCCGTACTGGACCACCTACCCGGAGTCCATCCGTCTCGCCGGCGGTGTCCCGGTGGAGGTCGTCGCCGACGAGACCACCGGCTACCGGGTCTCGGTCGAGCAGCTGGAGGCCGCGCGCACCGAGCGCACCAAGGTCGTCCTGTTCGTCTCCCCGTCGAACCCGACCGGCGCCGTGTACAACGAGGCCGACACCGAGGCCATCGGCCGCTGGGCCGTGGAGCACGGCCTGTGGGTCATGACCGACGAGATCTACGAGCACCTGGTCTACGGCGGGGCGGCCGCCGCCTCGCTCCCCGCGGTCGTGCCGGAGCTGCGCGACAAGTGCATCGTGGTCAACGGCGTCGCCAAGACGTACGCCATGACCGGCTGGCGGGTCGGCTGGATCATCGGGCCCAAGGACGTGGTGAAGGCGGCGACCAACCTGCAGTCGCACGCCACCTCCAACGTCAGCAACGTCGCGCAGGTCGCCGCGCTGGCCGCCGTCTCCGGCCCCCTGGACGCGGTCGCCGAGATGCGGACCGCCTTCGACCGCCGCCGCCGGACGATCGTGCGCATGCTCAACGAGATCGACGGCGTGCTCTGCCCCGAGCCCGAGGGCGCGTTCTACGCCTACCCGTCGGTGAAGGGCCTGCTCGGCAAGGAGATCCGCGGCAAGCGCCCGGCGGACTCCGTCGAGCTCGCGGCCCTCATCCTGGACGAGGCCGAGGTGGCCGTGGTCCCGGGCGAGGCGTTCGGCACCCCGGGTTACCTGCGGCTGTCCTACGCCCTGGGCGACGACGACCTCGTCGAGGGCGTCTCGCGGCTCCAGAAGCTGCTGGGCGAGGCCCGCGACTGA
- a CDS encoding adenosine deaminase: MERDVRLLPKAHLHLHFTGSMRPTTLLELADKYGVRLPEALTGGEPPKLRATDERGWFRFQRLYDIARSCLRSPEDIQRLVRETAMEDVADGSGWLEIQVDPTSYAPLLGGLIPAIEIILDAVDRAARETGLGIRVVIAANRMKHPLDARTLARLAVRYADRGVIGFGLSNDERRGMARDFDRAFAIAREGGLIAAPHGGELSGPSSVRDCLDDLDAARIGHGVRAAEDPRLLRTLAERGVTCEVCPASNVALGVYEKPTDVPLRTLFDAGVPMALGADDPLLFGSRLAAQYDLVRRHHGFTDEELAELARQSVRGSVAPVEVREKLLGGIDAWLAG; encoded by the coding sequence ATGGAGCGTGACGTACGGCTGTTGCCAAAGGCCCATCTGCACCTGCACTTCACCGGGTCGATGCGGCCGACGACCCTGCTCGAACTCGCGGACAAGTACGGTGTTCGCCTCCCCGAGGCACTGACCGGCGGTGAGCCGCCCAAGCTGCGGGCCACTGACGAGCGCGGCTGGTTCCGCTTCCAGCGCCTCTACGACATCGCGCGGTCCTGTCTGCGCTCACCCGAGGACATCCAGCGCCTGGTGCGCGAGACGGCCATGGAGGACGTCGCGGACGGCTCCGGGTGGCTGGAGATCCAGGTCGACCCGACCTCGTACGCCCCGCTGCTCGGCGGGCTGATCCCGGCGATCGAGATCATCCTGGACGCCGTGGACCGTGCGGCACGGGAGACCGGGCTGGGGATCCGGGTGGTCATCGCCGCGAACCGGATGAAGCATCCGCTGGACGCCCGGACGCTGGCCAGGCTCGCCGTGCGGTACGCGGACCGGGGCGTCATCGGCTTCGGGCTCTCCAACGACGAGCGCCGCGGGATGGCCCGTGACTTCGACCGGGCCTTCGCCATCGCCCGCGAGGGCGGCCTGATCGCCGCCCCGCACGGCGGTGAGCTGTCCGGCCCCTCCAGCGTCCGGGACTGCCTGGACGACCTCGACGCGGCCCGGATCGGGCACGGCGTCCGGGCGGCCGAGGACCCCCGGTTGCTGCGCACGCTCGCGGAGCGGGGGGTGACCTGCGAGGTCTGCCCGGCCTCCAACGTGGCACTGGGCGTCTACGAGAAGCCCACCGATGTACCCCTGCGCACTCTGTTCGACGCCGGGGTACCGATGGCGCTGGGCGCGGACGACCCGCTGCTCTTCGGCTCGCGGCTGGCCGCGCAGTACGACCTCGTGCGCCGGCACCACGGCTTCACCGACGAGGAACTGGCCGAGCTGGCCCGGCAGTCCGTGCGGGGGTCGGTGGCACCCGTCGAGGTGCGCGAGAAGCTGCTCGGCGGGATCGACGCGTGGCTGGCCGGCTGA
- a CDS encoding UDP-N-acetylmuramate dehydrogenase — MQEFHDAPLAPLTTFRLGGPANRLLTATTDAEVVAAVREADDSGTPLLIIGGGSNLVIGDKGFDGTALRIATEGFELSGTALELAAGEVWTDAVARTVEAGLAGIECLAGIPGSAGATPIQNVGAYGQEVSSVITEVVAYDRHTRETVTLPNEACAFSYRHSRFKAEPDRFVVLRVRFGLEDAGGQSAPLLYPETARTMGVEQGDRVPAASARETVLRLRAGKGMVLDPEDHDTWSAGSFFTNPILDEAEHAAFLARAGERLGADVTPPVFPAGGGRVKTSAAWLIDKAGFTKGYGTGPARISTKHTLALTNRGGATTEDLLALAREVVAGVHEAFGVTLVNEPVTVGVSL; from the coding sequence GTGCAGGAATTCCACGACGCCCCCCTCGCCCCCCTGACCACCTTCCGGCTCGGCGGTCCGGCCAACCGTCTCCTGACGGCCACCACTGACGCCGAGGTGGTCGCCGCCGTACGCGAGGCCGACGACAGCGGCACGCCGCTGCTGATCATCGGCGGCGGCTCCAACCTGGTCATCGGCGACAAGGGCTTCGACGGAACAGCCCTGCGCATCGCGACCGAGGGCTTCGAGCTCTCCGGTACGGCGCTCGAACTGGCCGCCGGTGAGGTCTGGACCGATGCCGTGGCCCGTACGGTCGAGGCGGGGCTGGCCGGCATCGAATGCCTCGCCGGGATCCCCGGATCCGCCGGGGCGACGCCGATCCAGAACGTCGGCGCCTACGGGCAGGAGGTGTCCTCGGTCATCACCGAGGTCGTCGCCTACGACCGGCACACCCGGGAGACGGTCACCCTCCCCAACGAGGCGTGCGCGTTCTCGTACCGCCACAGCCGATTCAAGGCCGAGCCCGACCGTTTCGTCGTGCTGCGGGTCCGGTTCGGTCTCGAGGACGCGGGCGGACAGTCGGCGCCCCTCCTCTACCCCGAGACGGCCAGGACCATGGGCGTCGAGCAGGGTGATCGCGTTCCCGCCGCCTCCGCCCGCGAGACCGTCCTCCGGCTGCGGGCGGGCAAGGGGATGGTGCTCGACCCGGAGGACCACGACACCTGGTCGGCCGGGTCCTTCTTCACCAACCCGATCCTCGACGAGGCGGAGCACGCGGCGTTCCTCGCCCGCGCGGGCGAGCGCCTCGGTGCCGACGTCACGCCGCCCGTCTTCCCCGCGGGCGGCGGGCGGGTGAAGACCTCGGCCGCCTGGCTCATCGACAAGGCGGGCTTCACCAAGGGGTACGGCACGGGCCCGGCGCGCATCTCCACCAAGCACACGCTCGCCCTCACCAACCGGGGCGGCGCGACCACCGAGGACCTGCTGGCACTGGCCCGCGAGGTCGTCGCCGGGGTCCACGAGGCCTTCGGGGTCACGCTCGTCAACGAACCGGTCACGGTCGGCGTCAGCCTGTAG
- a CDS encoding MaoC family dehydratase encodes MTATIAYGAVEVGTELPARSFPVTRATLVQYAGASGDFNPIHWNEKFAREVGLPDVIAHGMFTMAEAIRVVTDWTGDPGAVVEYGVRFTKPVVVPNDDTGALIEVSGKVAAKLDDNLVRVDLTVTSDDKKVLGLSRAVVRLA; translated from the coding sequence ATGACGGCGACCATCGCATACGGAGCGGTCGAGGTCGGTACGGAACTGCCGGCGCGGTCGTTCCCGGTGACGCGGGCGACCCTGGTGCAGTACGCGGGCGCCTCCGGAGACTTCAACCCGATCCACTGGAACGAGAAGTTCGCGCGCGAGGTCGGTCTGCCGGACGTGATCGCGCACGGCATGTTCACCATGGCCGAGGCGATCAGGGTGGTCACGGACTGGACCGGCGACCCGGGCGCGGTCGTCGAGTACGGCGTCCGCTTCACCAAGCCGGTGGTCGTGCCCAACGACGACACCGGGGCCCTGATCGAGGTCAGCGGCAAGGTCGCGGCGAAGCTGGACGACAACCTCGTGCGGGTCGACCTGACGGTGACGAGCGACGACAAGAAGGTGCTGGGCCTGTCCCGCGCCGTCGTCCGCCTGGCCTGA
- a CDS encoding MaoC family dehydratase N-terminal domain-containing protein: MALDQSFVGRTYPPTPAYEVGREKIREFAEAVGDTNPAYTDPEAAKALGHPDVIAPPTFVFSITFRAAGQVIQDPQLGLDYSRVVHGDQKFAHVRPVRAGDRLTVTSTIEGVKSMAGNDIVDIRGEVHDESGEHVVTAWTKLVARAAEEAS, from the coding sequence ATGGCGCTCGACCAGTCCTTCGTGGGGCGGACCTATCCGCCCACCCCGGCGTACGAGGTCGGCCGGGAGAAGATCCGGGAGTTCGCGGAGGCGGTGGGTGACACCAACCCCGCCTACACCGATCCGGAAGCCGCCAAGGCTCTGGGACACCCGGACGTGATCGCTCCGCCCACGTTCGTGTTCTCGATCACTTTCAGGGCGGCGGGCCAGGTGATCCAGGACCCGCAGCTGGGGCTGGACTACAGCCGTGTGGTGCACGGCGACCAGAAGTTCGCCCATGTGCGTCCCGTGCGGGCGGGGGACCGGCTGACGGTCACCTCGACCATCGAGGGCGTCAAGTCGATGGCGGGCAACGACATCGTGGACATCCGCGGTGAGGTGCACGACGAGTCCGGTGAGCACGTCGTGACCGCGTGGACCAAGCTGGTGGCGCGTGCCGCCGAGGAGGCGTCATGA
- the rpmG gene encoding 50S ribosomal protein L33 — MAATDVRPKITLACVECKERNYITKKNRRNNPDRLEMKKHCPRCNSHTAHRETR, encoded by the coding sequence GTGGCTGCCACCGACGTCCGCCCGAAGATCACGCTGGCCTGCGTGGAGTGCAAGGAGCGGAACTACATCACCAAGAAGAACCGGCGTAACAACCCGGACCGTCTTGAGATGAAGAAGCACTGCCCGCGCTGCAACTCGCACACCGCGCACCGCGAAACGCGCTGA
- a CDS encoding amidohydrolase family protein produces the protein MPENTGDASALLLGGARLADGRVVDVRIGGARIEAVGAAGSLTVEGTRLDLRGHLLLPAPAEPHAHADTALTSAAEGPPPHRPVDVRRRATEAALLQLGHGATALRAHVRVGGVKGLGALEGVLAAGRSLRGLTELTAVAVPRLLTGVAGADGLAALRDAVDMGAGVIGGRPDIDPDPAGHADAVLALAADRGRPVDLHTDGGDPALLARLAAMAGGFRPGVCLGPCAGLSRLPGDEAARTADRLAAAAVTVVCLPQGGCSCAGLRGIPPVGLLRAAGVRVAAGSGALRDTSNPVGRGDPLEAAYLLASQDGLAPESAYDAVSGAARAALGLPGVRVEAGFPAELLAVRGDGLAGALSLAYSRIVVHRGRVVARTSAVREYLDSGAAAAALDLPRQGRADSGYGGGP, from the coding sequence ATGCCCGAAAACACCGGTGACGCCTCCGCGCTCCTCCTCGGCGGGGCACGACTGGCGGACGGCCGCGTCGTCGACGTGCGGATCGGTGGGGCCCGCATCGAGGCGGTCGGGGCCGCAGGCAGCCTGACGGTCGAGGGGACCCGCCTGGACCTGCGCGGCCACCTCCTGCTGCCCGCTCCCGCCGAACCCCACGCCCACGCCGACACGGCGCTCACGAGCGCCGCGGAGGGCCCGCCGCCCCACCGGCCCGTGGACGTCCGGCGCCGCGCCACCGAGGCCGCGCTGCTGCAGCTCGGCCACGGGGCCACCGCACTGCGCGCCCACGTGCGGGTCGGCGGCGTCAAGGGCCTCGGCGCCCTGGAAGGGGTCCTGGCCGCCGGCCGTTCCCTGCGCGGACTCACCGAGCTGACCGCGGTGGCCGTCCCCCGGCTCCTCACCGGCGTCGCGGGCGCGGACGGTCTCGCCGCGCTCCGGGACGCCGTCGACATGGGTGCGGGTGTGATCGGAGGCCGTCCCGACATCGACCCCGACCCGGCCGGCCACGCCGACGCCGTGCTCGCACTCGCCGCCGACCGGGGCCGCCCCGTCGACCTGCACACGGACGGCGGCGACCCGGCCCTCCTCGCCCGGCTGGCCGCCATGGCCGGAGGCTTCCGCCCCGGCGTCTGTCTCGGCCCCTGTGCGGGCCTCTCACGGCTTCCCGGCGACGAGGCGGCCCGCACCGCCGACCGGCTCGCCGCCGCCGCCGTGACCGTCGTCTGCCTCCCCCAGGGCGGCTGCTCCTGCGCCGGGCTCCGCGGAATCCCGCCGGTGGGACTGCTGCGCGCCGCCGGGGTACGGGTGGCGGCGGGCAGCGGGGCCCTGCGCGACACCTCCAACCCGGTCGGGCGGGGGGACCCCCTGGAGGCGGCGTACCTGCTGGCCTCGCAGGACGGCCTCGCCCCCGAGAGCGCCTACGACGCCGTCTCGGGAGCCGCCAGGGCGGCCCTGGGACTGCCGGGGGTGCGCGTCGAGGCCGGTTTCCCCGCAGAGCTGCTCGCCGTACGCGGGGACGGTCTGGCCGGGGCTCTCTCCCTCGCCTACAGCAGGATCGTGGTGCACCGCGGACGCGTGGTGGCGCGGACCAGCGCCGTACGCGAGTACCTCGACTCCGGGGCCGCGGCGGCGGCCCTCGACCTCCCGCGCCAGGGACGGGCCGATTCCGGTTACGGCGGCGGGCCTTGA